The Aeromicrobium sp. Leaf245 genome includes a region encoding these proteins:
- a CDS encoding MoaD/ThiS family protein, whose translation MRYWAAARAAAGVETETVVGATLAEVEAAVVRRRPGDRRFSDVLGICSVLVGEVPVGGRDHADVALEPGSLVEFLPPFAGG comes from the coding sequence GTGCGCTACTGGGCTGCCGCGCGTGCCGCCGCGGGCGTCGAGACGGAGACCGTCGTCGGCGCCACGCTGGCCGAGGTCGAGGCCGCCGTGGTGCGACGACGACCGGGGGACCGGCGCTTCTCCGACGTCCTGGGCATCTGCTCCGTGCTCGTCGGCGAGGTACCGGTCGGGGGTCGCGACCACGCCGACGTCGCGCTCGAGCCGGGGTCGCTGGTCGAGTTCCTGCCCCCCTTCGCCGGTGGCTGA